The Aythya fuligula isolate bAytFul2 chromosome 2, bAytFul2.pri, whole genome shotgun sequence genome contains a region encoding:
- the MOS gene encoding proto-oncogene serine/threonine-protein kinase mos → MPSPIPFNRFLPLELSPSVDLRPCSSPLVIPGKEGKAFLGGTPSPRVRRLPPRLAWCSIDWDQLCLLQPLGSGGFGSVYKATYHGATVAVKQVKKSSKNRLASRQSFWAELNVAWLQHENVVRVVAASTCAPASQNSLGTIIMEYVGNITLHHVIYGTGEAWRQGEDEEGGCGRKALSMEEAVRYACDIATGLAFLHAQGIVHLDLKPANVFITEQGVCKIGDFGCSQKLEDGLSHSPHVSQHGGTYTHRAPELLKGERVTAKADIYSFAVTLWQMVMREQPYLGERQHVLYAVVAYNLRPSLAAAVFHELPAGQRLRSIISCCWKANVEQRLSAAQLLPSLRALKGSL, encoded by the coding sequence ATGCCCTCACCTATTCCTTTTAATCGCTTTCTTCCTTTGGAGCTCTCCCCATCTGTGGACTTgaggccctgcagcagccccctaGTTATCCCCGGCAAAGAGGGGAAGGCCTTTTTGGGAGGAACCCCCTCACCCAGGGTCCGCCGCCTGCCTCCGCGCCTGGCCTGGTGCTCCATTGACTGGgaccagctctgcctcctgcagcccctgggctctgGGGGCTTTGGGTCCGTCTACAAAGCCACCTACCATGGTGCGACCGTGGCTGTGAAGCAGGTGAAGAAGAGCAGCAAAAACCGGCTGGCGTCACGGCAGAGCTTTTGGGCTGAGCTGAACGTCGCCTGGCTGCAGCACGAGAACGTGGTGCGCGTGGTGGCCGCCAGCACGTGTGCCCCTGCCAGCCAGAACAGCCTGGGCACCATCATCATGGAGTACGTGGGCAACATCACCTTGCACCACGTTATTTACGGTACTGGTGAGGCgtggaggcagggggaggacGAGGAAGGAGGGTGCGGCAGGAAGGCTCTGAGCATGGAGGAGGCTGTGCGCTATGCCTGCGACATCGCCACGGGCCTGGCCTTCCTCCACGCGCAGGGCATCGTGCACTTGGACCTGAAGCCTGCCAACGTCTTCATCACGGAGCAGGGGGTGTGCAAGATCGGAGACTTCGGCTGCTCCCAGAAACTGGAGGACGGCTTGTCCCACAGCCCCCACGTTTCCCAGCATGGGGGCACCTACACCCACCGTGCCCCCGAGCTCCTCAAGGGCGAGAGGGTGACCGCCAAGGCGGACATCTACTCCTTTGCCGTCACCCTCTGGCAGATGGTCATGCGGGAGCAGCCCTACCTGGGCGAGCGGCAGCACGTGCTCTACGCCGTGGTGGCCTACAACCTGCGCCCTTCTCTGGCCGCTGCAGTTTTCCATGAGTTGCCTGCGGGCCAAAGGCTGCGGAGCATTAttagctgctgctggaaggccAACGTGGAGCAGCGCCTcagtgctgcccagctgctgcccagcctcaGGGCCCTTAAGGGGAGCCTCTAG
- the PLAG1 gene encoding zinc finger protein PLAG1 isoform X2: MATHSPEKTHKCNYCEKMFHRKDHLKNHLHTHNPNKEAFKCEECGKNYNTKLGFKRHLALHAATSGDLTCKVCLQTFESTGVLLEHLKTHAGKSSGGVKEKKHQCEHCDRRFYTRKDVRRHMVVHTGRKDFLCQYCAQRFGRKDHLTRHMKKSHNQELLKVKTEPMDLLDPFTCNVSVPIKDELLPVMSLPSSELTSKPFTNTLQLNLYNTQIQSMQSSASAHQMVATSLPLGMPCPIDMESVHPSHQLSLKYPLSSTSYAVSMPEKEQPLKGEIESYLMELQSGMPSSSQDSQASSSKLGLDPQVGPLDDGSGEVSLSKGSVPISEPLNTPSLDFSQLFNFIPVNGPPYNPSVSVGNLGMSYTQEEAHSSMTQLPPQTQDPQDPSNSIGLGSLHSLSAAFTSSLSTTTTLPRFHQAFQ, encoded by the coding sequence ATGGCTACTCATTCTCCTGAGAAAACCCACAAGTGTAATTATTGTGAGAAAATGTTTCACCGAAAAGATCACCTAAAGAATCACCTACATACACACAATCCCAACAAAGAGGCCTTTAAGTGTGAAGAATGTGGAAAGAACTACAATACCAAGCTTGGGTTCAAACGTCACCTGGCTTTGCATGCAGCAACAAGCGGTGACCTCACCTGTAAGGTATGTTTGCAGACTTTTGAAAGCACAggagtgctgctggagcacctAAAAACTCATGCAGGCAAGTCATCGGGTggagtgaaggagaaaaaacaccagTGTGAACACTGTGATCGTCGGTTCTACACCCGAAAGGATGTCCGTAGACACATGGTAGTGCACACTGGAAGAAAGGACTTCCTCTGTCAGTACTGTGCACAGAGATTTGGGCGGAAGGATCACCTAACGCGCCACATGAAGAAAAGTCACAACCAAGAACTTTTGAAGGTCAAAACAGAGCCAATGGACCTTCTAGATCCCTTTACCTGCAACGTTTCTGTGCCTATTAAGGATGAGCTGCTTCCAGTGATGTCTTTACCTTCCAGTGAACTGACATCAAAGCCATTTACAAACACTTTGCAATTAAATCTCTACAACACTCAGATTCAGTCCATGCAGAGTTCTGCATCTGCACACCAAATGGTTGCCACATCATTACCATTGGGAATGCCTTGTCCAATAGATATGGAGTCTGTCCACCCTTCTCACCAGCTATCGTTGAAATATCCGCTCAGTTCTACCTCATACGCAGTTTCTATGCCTGAAAAAGAACAGCCATTGAAAGGGGAAATCGAAAGTTACTTAATGGAGTTGCAAAGTGGTATGCCTTCTTCATCCCAGGATTCTCAAGCATCTTCATCAAAACTAGGGCTGGATCCACAAGTAGGGCCACTAGATGATGGGTCTGGGGAGGTTTCCCTTTCCAAGGGCTCTGTTCCTATTAGTGAACCTCTAAACACCCCATCATTGGACTTTTCTCAGCTGTTCAACTTCATACCTGTAAATGGCCCTCCCTATAATCCTTCTGTTTCAGTGGGAAACCTTGGAATGAGTTATACGCAGGAGGAGGCACATTCTTCTATGACTCAACTTCCACCACAAACACAGGATCCACAAGATCCTAGCAATAGTATAGGTCTTGGGTCTCTGCACTCATTGTCAGCAGCTTTCACAAGCAGTCTAAGCACAACCACCACCCTACCACGATTTCATCAAGCTTTCCAATAG
- the PLAG1 gene encoding zinc finger protein PLAG1 isoform X1, producing the protein MATVIPGDLSEVRDTQKVPSGKRKRGETKPRKNFPCQLCDKAFNSVEKLKVHSYSHTGERPYKCTQQDCTKAFVSKYKLLRHMATHSPEKTHKCNYCEKMFHRKDHLKNHLHTHNPNKEAFKCEECGKNYNTKLGFKRHLALHAATSGDLTCKVCLQTFESTGVLLEHLKTHAGKSSGGVKEKKHQCEHCDRRFYTRKDVRRHMVVHTGRKDFLCQYCAQRFGRKDHLTRHMKKSHNQELLKVKTEPMDLLDPFTCNVSVPIKDELLPVMSLPSSELTSKPFTNTLQLNLYNTQIQSMQSSASAHQMVATSLPLGMPCPIDMESVHPSHQLSLKYPLSSTSYAVSMPEKEQPLKGEIESYLMELQSGMPSSSQDSQASSSKLGLDPQVGPLDDGSGEVSLSKGSVPISEPLNTPSLDFSQLFNFIPVNGPPYNPSVSVGNLGMSYTQEEAHSSMTQLPPQTQDPQDPSNSIGLGSLHSLSAAFTSSLSTTTTLPRFHQAFQ; encoded by the exons ATGGCCACTGTCATTCCTGGTGATTTGTCAGAAGTAAGAGATACCCAGAAAGTCCCTTCAGGGAAACGTAAGCGTGGTGAAACCAAACCAAGAAAAAACTTTCCTTGCCAACTGTGTGACAAGGCCTTTAACAGTGTTGAGAAATTAAAGGTTCACTCATACTCTCACACAGGAGAGAGGCCCTACAAGTGCACACAACAAGACTGCACCAAGGCCTTTGTTTCTAAGTACAAATTACTAAG GCATATGGCTACTCATTCTCCTGAGAAAACCCACAAGTGTAATTATTGTGAGAAAATGTTTCACCGAAAAGATCACCTAAAGAATCACCTACATACACACAATCCCAACAAAGAGGCCTTTAAGTGTGAAGAATGTGGAAAGAACTACAATACCAAGCTTGGGTTCAAACGTCACCTGGCTTTGCATGCAGCAACAAGCGGTGACCTCACCTGTAAGGTATGTTTGCAGACTTTTGAAAGCACAggagtgctgctggagcacctAAAAACTCATGCAGGCAAGTCATCGGGTggagtgaaggagaaaaaacaccagTGTGAACACTGTGATCGTCGGTTCTACACCCGAAAGGATGTCCGTAGACACATGGTAGTGCACACTGGAAGAAAGGACTTCCTCTGTCAGTACTGTGCACAGAGATTTGGGCGGAAGGATCACCTAACGCGCCACATGAAGAAAAGTCACAACCAAGAACTTTTGAAGGTCAAAACAGAGCCAATGGACCTTCTAGATCCCTTTACCTGCAACGTTTCTGTGCCTATTAAGGATGAGCTGCTTCCAGTGATGTCTTTACCTTCCAGTGAACTGACATCAAAGCCATTTACAAACACTTTGCAATTAAATCTCTACAACACTCAGATTCAGTCCATGCAGAGTTCTGCATCTGCACACCAAATGGTTGCCACATCATTACCATTGGGAATGCCTTGTCCAATAGATATGGAGTCTGTCCACCCTTCTCACCAGCTATCGTTGAAATATCCGCTCAGTTCTACCTCATACGCAGTTTCTATGCCTGAAAAAGAACAGCCATTGAAAGGGGAAATCGAAAGTTACTTAATGGAGTTGCAAAGTGGTATGCCTTCTTCATCCCAGGATTCTCAAGCATCTTCATCAAAACTAGGGCTGGATCCACAAGTAGGGCCACTAGATGATGGGTCTGGGGAGGTTTCCCTTTCCAAGGGCTCTGTTCCTATTAGTGAACCTCTAAACACCCCATCATTGGACTTTTCTCAGCTGTTCAACTTCATACCTGTAAATGGCCCTCCCTATAATCCTTCTGTTTCAGTGGGAAACCTTGGAATGAGTTATACGCAGGAGGAGGCACATTCTTCTATGACTCAACTTCCACCACAAACACAGGATCCACAAGATCCTAGCAATAGTATAGGTCTTGGGTCTCTGCACTCATTGTCAGCAGCTTTCACAAGCAGTCTAAGCACAACCACCACCCTACCACGATTTCATCAAGCTTTCCAATAG